The following are from one region of the Stigmatella ashevillena genome:
- a CDS encoding efflux RND transporter permease subunit has product MNITEVCIRKPVLAWMLMAATIVFGLVAAQRIGISQFPDVDFPTINVSVTWEGASPEAVESDLIEPLEEAVMQVEGVKSITSTARQGSASITVELDLSRNVDLALQDVQTKVSQAQRRMPEDVDPPVTSKTNPEDQPIMWLGVAGPFSQQVVSDYARYRVREKLQTVPGVGEVTLGGSLERNVRIWVDSQKMDAQGLTVTDVISALQREHVELPAGRIETEGREVNVRVMGEALDLTALRNIVLRQQEGATVYLSDVALVEDGFEDTRRMSRANGNPAQGLGIRKQRGANAVAVAQGVHQVLGELRKDAPEGMEIGVNFDSTRFIEESVHEIEFELMLACILTALVCWMFLGSLSSTLNVILAIPMSLLGTVAVIYFLGFTLNTFTLLGLALAVGIVVDDAIMVLENIYRHAEMGKERTRAAREGTSEITFAALAATLAVVAIFIPVVFMKGVIGRFFLQFGVTLCVAVLLSYVEAITLAPARCAQLLKTSREHRGRVGQWVDRVFVKLEGLYARVLDKALAHPWWVLAGAVVLLSASAFVFQALPSEFVPSQDQSRLTVRLQTAVGSNLQETDRLFQQAEEIVSKRPEVIRVFSTVGGMGGSGVNSGQLMLTLLPPSERMSQSEFQQVLRKELNAIPGLRAVVQDLSQSGFTAQRGFPVEFSVRGSDWDQLVVASGQMRETLQASGKVVDVDTDYQLGMPELRLTPDRARAADMGISIESVASTINALVGGVRVGKYSTGGRRIDVRLRLLADQRARPEDLGGLKVRASNAELVPLSALVQQEERPALQAITRRDRERAISIFANVAPSSNQEEALAMVEQAAQQLPGGTRAVLGGASVAFRESMGSLIFALFLGIGVAYMVLASQFNSFLHPVTVLTILPLSVAGAAFALGISGMTLNIFSMIGLLLLMGIVKKNSIILMDYALQQRQEGADALEAMRRAGPVRLRPILMTSLATMMAAIPAALALGAGSETRAPMSIAVLGGLSVSTVLSLLVVPAFYVVADRLKDRFSRHAPRPKAGQGATGEA; this is encoded by the coding sequence ATGAACATCACGGAAGTCTGCATCCGGAAACCCGTCCTCGCGTGGATGCTGATGGCCGCCACCATCGTCTTTGGACTGGTGGCCGCGCAGCGCATCGGCATCAGCCAGTTTCCAGACGTGGACTTTCCCACCATCAACGTCTCGGTGACGTGGGAGGGGGCCTCCCCCGAGGCGGTGGAGAGCGATCTCATCGAGCCGCTGGAGGAGGCGGTGATGCAGGTGGAGGGCGTCAAGTCCATCACCTCCACCGCCCGCCAGGGCAGTGCCTCCATCACCGTGGAGCTGGACCTGTCGCGCAACGTGGACCTGGCCCTCCAGGACGTGCAGACCAAGGTGAGCCAGGCCCAACGCCGGATGCCGGAGGACGTGGACCCGCCCGTCACCTCCAAGACGAACCCCGAGGACCAGCCCATCATGTGGCTGGGCGTGGCAGGCCCCTTCTCGCAGCAGGTGGTGAGCGACTACGCGCGCTACCGGGTCCGGGAGAAGCTTCAGACGGTTCCCGGCGTGGGAGAGGTGACGCTGGGCGGCTCCCTGGAGCGCAACGTGCGCATCTGGGTGGACTCCCAGAAGATGGATGCCCAGGGGCTCACCGTCACCGACGTCATCAGCGCCCTGCAGCGTGAGCACGTGGAGCTGCCCGCGGGCCGCATCGAGACGGAGGGCCGCGAGGTCAACGTCCGGGTCATGGGAGAGGCGCTGGACCTGACGGCCCTGCGCAACATCGTCCTGCGCCAGCAGGAAGGGGCCACGGTGTACCTGTCGGACGTGGCGCTCGTGGAGGACGGCTTCGAGGACACGCGCCGCATGTCGCGCGCCAACGGCAACCCTGCCCAAGGGCTGGGCATCCGCAAGCAGCGCGGCGCCAACGCGGTCGCGGTGGCCCAGGGCGTCCACCAGGTGCTGGGCGAGCTGCGCAAGGACGCGCCCGAGGGGATGGAGATCGGCGTGAACTTCGACTCGACGCGGTTCATCGAGGAGAGCGTCCACGAGATCGAATTCGAGCTGATGCTGGCCTGCATTCTGACGGCCCTGGTGTGCTGGATGTTCCTCGGCTCACTGTCGAGCACGCTGAACGTCATCCTGGCCATCCCCATGTCGCTCCTGGGGACGGTGGCCGTCATCTACTTCCTGGGCTTCACGCTCAACACCTTCACGCTCTTGGGGTTGGCGCTGGCGGTGGGCATCGTCGTGGACGACGCCATCATGGTGCTGGAGAACATCTACCGGCACGCGGAGATGGGCAAGGAGCGGACGCGCGCCGCACGCGAGGGCACCTCGGAGATCACCTTCGCGGCGCTGGCGGCCACGCTGGCGGTGGTGGCCATCTTCATTCCCGTCGTCTTCATGAAGGGCGTCATCGGCCGGTTCTTCCTCCAGTTCGGCGTCACCCTGTGCGTGGCGGTGCTGCTCTCCTATGTGGAGGCCATCACCCTGGCGCCCGCGCGGTGCGCGCAGCTGCTCAAGACGTCCCGCGAGCACCGCGGGCGGGTCGGGCAGTGGGTGGATCGCGTCTTCGTGAAGCTCGAGGGGCTGTACGCGCGGGTGCTGGACAAGGCGCTGGCGCACCCCTGGTGGGTGCTGGCAGGAGCGGTGGTGCTGCTGAGCGCCTCGGCGTTCGTCTTCCAGGCGCTGCCCAGCGAGTTCGTCCCCTCGCAGGATCAGAGCCGCCTGACGGTGCGCTTGCAGACGGCGGTGGGCAGCAACCTCCAGGAGACGGACCGGCTGTTCCAACAGGCGGAGGAGATCGTCAGCAAGCGGCCAGAAGTCATCCGCGTCTTCTCGACGGTGGGCGGCATGGGCGGCTCGGGGGTGAACTCGGGGCAGTTGATGCTGACCTTGCTGCCTCCCAGCGAGCGCATGTCCCAATCTGAATTCCAGCAGGTGCTGCGCAAGGAGCTCAACGCCATCCCAGGCCTGCGCGCCGTCGTCCAGGATCTGTCCCAGAGCGGCTTTACCGCTCAGCGCGGTTTCCCAGTGGAGTTCAGCGTGCGCGGCTCGGATTGGGATCAGCTGGTGGTGGCCAGCGGGCAGATGCGCGAGACGCTCCAGGCCAGCGGCAAGGTGGTGGACGTGGACACGGACTACCAGCTTGGCATGCCGGAGCTGCGGCTCACCCCGGACCGGGCCCGCGCGGCCGACATGGGCATCTCCATCGAGTCGGTGGCCTCCACCATCAACGCCCTGGTGGGCGGGGTGCGCGTGGGCAAGTACAGCACGGGAGGCCGCCGCATCGACGTGCGGCTCCGGCTGCTGGCCGACCAGCGCGCGCGGCCCGAGGATCTGGGCGGGCTCAAGGTGCGCGCCTCCAACGCAGAGCTCGTGCCGCTGTCCGCGCTGGTCCAGCAAGAGGAGCGCCCAGCGCTCCAGGCCATCACCCGGCGGGACCGGGAGCGCGCCATCAGCATCTTCGCCAACGTGGCCCCGTCCTCGAACCAAGAGGAAGCACTCGCCATGGTGGAGCAGGCCGCCCAGCAGCTCCCAGGGGGCACCCGCGCGGTGCTCGGTGGCGCGAGCGTGGCCTTCCGCGAGTCCATGGGCAGCCTGATCTTCGCGCTCTTCCTGGGCATTGGCGTGGCGTACATGGTGCTCGCCTCGCAGTTCAACTCGTTCCTCCACCCGGTGACGGTGCTCACCATCCTCCCGCTCTCGGTCGCGGGGGCCGCCTTTGCCCTGGGGATCAGCGGCATGACGCTGAACATCTTCAGCATGATCGGCTTGTTGCTGCTGATGGGCATCGTGAAGAAGAACTCCATCATCCTCATGGACTACGCCCTGCAGCAGCGGCAGGAGGGGGCGGACGCCCTGGAGGCCATGCGACGCGCGGGGCCCGTGCGGTTGCGGCCCATCCTGATGACCTCCTTGGCCACGATGATGGCGGCCATCCCCGCGGCGCTGGCACTGGGCGCCGGCAGCGAGACGCGGGCCCCCATGTCGATCGCGGTGCTCGGCGGCCTGTCCGTCTCCACCGTGCTCAGCCTGCTGGTTGTTCCCGCCTTCTACGTCGTGGCGGATCGGCTCAAGGACCGGTTCAGCCGGCACGCCCCTCGCCCCAAGGCGGGGCAGGGGGCTACTGGGGAGGCCTGA
- a CDS encoding MBL fold metallo-hydrolase, translating into MEIRLFGVRGSISVSGSRIGGNTACVEVTSQGHRLIFDAGTGIRTLGEILMRESAPQKAALFFSHLHWDHVQGFPFFTPAYLGTTELSLYGPGANGAQALQHVLTQQMEPPNFPVPLSIMRSRMTFGSALHGTPVEVGPFRVTPVDVPHPQGCLAYRVEADGHTFVYATDVELARDTLTADVGRYLEGADALVLDAQYTPSEYAGKGGIPKKGWGHSTMVDAAQVAQAVGAQRLMLFHHDPAHNDDMLENMAEEARLHFSASEPAREGHRIVLGSTVIA; encoded by the coding sequence ATGGAAATCCGGCTTTTCGGCGTTCGGGGCAGCATCTCGGTCTCGGGGTCGCGCATCGGTGGCAACACCGCCTGCGTAGAGGTGACCAGCCAGGGTCACCGGCTCATCTTCGATGCGGGCACGGGGATCCGCACGCTGGGCGAGATCCTGATGCGCGAGAGCGCGCCCCAGAAAGCAGCCCTCTTCTTCTCACACCTGCACTGGGACCACGTGCAAGGGTTCCCCTTCTTCACGCCCGCCTACCTGGGAACCACCGAGCTCAGCCTCTACGGCCCGGGGGCCAACGGCGCGCAGGCCTTGCAGCACGTGCTGACCCAGCAGATGGAGCCGCCGAACTTCCCCGTCCCCCTGTCCATCATGCGCTCGCGGATGACGTTCGGCTCGGCCCTGCACGGCACCCCCGTGGAGGTGGGCCCGTTCCGTGTCACCCCCGTGGATGTGCCGCATCCCCAGGGGTGTCTGGCGTACCGCGTCGAGGCCGACGGCCACACCTTCGTCTACGCCACGGACGTGGAGCTGGCGCGCGACACCCTCACCGCGGACGTGGGCCGCTATCTCGAGGGGGCCGATGCGCTCGTCCTTGATGCGCAGTACACGCCCAGCGAATACGCGGGCAAGGGAGGCATCCCCAAGAAGGGCTGGGGCCACTCCACCATGGTGGACGCCGCACAGGTGGCCCAGGCGGTGGGCGCTCAGCGGCTGATGCTGTTCCACCATGATCCGGCGCACAACGACGACATGCTGGAGAACATGGCCGAAGAAGCACGCCTCCACTTCTCCGCCAGCGAGCCGGCCCGGGAGGGCCACCGCATTGTCCTGGGCTCGACCGTGATCGCGTGA
- a CDS encoding TolC family protein: MATARFFFVSTLSSWLLLAVPEARAQASDPAASAEPLTLEQAIQRAAERNEAPLAAQQRSEAAEARVARARAFFFPELSLTGTYTRRLRESVRQVGGETTVIQRYNALGAAATARVVLFDARGFPLYRAARLEGDAAKLDAREARRLVTFEAADAFLATLGTQQVYEAAVRRLDFARQSLQDAQARAQAGLASTNDVTRAELEAASAEVQLAASRGDAQTSRIELGYLLVAPPIEGPLVLPESLLAEASRAPQTLTALAQGAVDRRLDILSAKLKVQALESAAKEPLARLLPALGVSGQYRFTNEQGLAGNSGDGSLQVDLTWTLFDGGERYAERREQVALARATALETTALTRRVDVDIQRAQVALDNAQAALRQSELAAQQARKNAEETGILYRQGLSTALTVADASLRLFEAEVAQVRTRYALGVALLDLRAAVGLDPFGKEP, from the coding sequence ATGGCCACCGCGCGCTTCTTCTTCGTTTCAACCCTGAGTTCTTGGCTCCTTCTGGCGGTCCCGGAAGCCCGCGCGCAAGCCTCGGATCCGGCAGCATCGGCAGAGCCGCTGACCCTGGAGCAGGCCATTCAGCGGGCCGCTGAGCGCAACGAAGCCCCCTTGGCCGCCCAGCAGCGCTCGGAAGCCGCCGAGGCCCGCGTCGCTCGGGCCCGGGCCTTCTTCTTTCCCGAGCTGAGCCTGACAGGCACCTACACCCGCCGCCTGCGCGAGTCCGTCCGGCAGGTGGGCGGAGAGACCACGGTCATTCAGCGCTACAACGCCCTGGGCGCGGCGGCCACGGCCCGCGTCGTGCTCTTCGACGCCCGGGGTTTTCCCCTGTACCGCGCGGCGCGCCTGGAAGGTGATGCGGCCAAGCTGGATGCGCGGGAGGCCCGCCGACTGGTGACCTTCGAGGCCGCGGATGCCTTCCTGGCCACGTTGGGGACGCAGCAGGTGTACGAGGCGGCGGTGCGGCGGCTCGACTTCGCGCGCCAGAGCCTGCAGGACGCGCAAGCGCGGGCCCAGGCGGGATTGGCCAGCACCAATGATGTGACACGCGCGGAGCTGGAAGCGGCCAGCGCCGAAGTCCAGCTAGCGGCCAGCCGGGGCGATGCCCAGACGAGCCGCATCGAGCTGGGGTACCTGCTCGTGGCGCCCCCCATCGAAGGCCCCCTGGTCCTCCCGGAGTCCTTGTTGGCCGAGGCATCCCGGGCGCCTCAAACGTTGACCGCCCTGGCCCAAGGCGCCGTGGACCGCCGCCTGGACATCCTCTCCGCGAAGCTCAAGGTGCAGGCCCTGGAGAGCGCCGCGAAAGAGCCCCTCGCGCGCCTGTTGCCCGCACTGGGCGTGTCCGGCCAGTACCGTTTCACGAACGAGCAGGGGCTCGCGGGCAACAGTGGGGATGGCTCCTTGCAGGTGGACCTCACGTGGACCCTCTTCGATGGGGGTGAGCGGTACGCGGAGCGCCGCGAGCAGGTGGCCCTGGCCCGGGCCACGGCCCTGGAGACCACGGCGCTCACCCGCCGTGTGGATGTGGACATCCAGCGCGCCCAGGTGGCCCTGGACAATGCCCAGGCTGCCCTCCGGCAGAGTGAGCTGGCCGCGCAACAGGCGCGCAAGAACGCAGAAGAGACGGGGATTCTCTACCGGCAGGGGTTGTCGACCGCGTTGACGGTGGCGGATGCCTCCTTGCGCCTCTTCGAGGCGGAGGTGGCGCAGGTCCGCACCCGCTATGCGCTGGGCGTGGCCCTGTTGGACCTTCGGGCCGCGGTGGGACTCGATCCGTTCGGGAAGGAGCCGTGA
- a CDS encoding ABC transporter permease subunit, whose product MSFLRKHITVLAGLLAYIVLYAIAAARYDGFLSLPVFVNFLSNNAVLGIVAVGMTFVILSGGIDLSVGAVMSFSSVLIGFLIMDYQWNVFAAIGASLVCGTALGAVMGAIIHKTGIKPFIVTLAGMFFVRGLAFIIHLESIAISDPKHTAIAILRLGPLPVTALLFLTFVAVAWYVAVFTPFGRNVYALGGGEEASVLMGLPVQHTRIAVYAVSGFCASFAGAALTFYLSSGSHLEGVGMELDAIATVVIGGTLLAGGVGSVFGTLIGVLMLGLILTSITTYEGMMSSGLTRVAIGALLLAFVMLQKLLTRRIAGAGRAT is encoded by the coding sequence GTGAGCTTTCTGCGCAAGCACATCACCGTTCTGGCGGGGCTCCTGGCCTACATCGTGCTCTACGCCATCGCGGCGGCAAGGTACGACGGCTTCTTGTCGCTCCCGGTCTTCGTCAACTTCCTGTCCAACAACGCGGTGCTTGGCATCGTCGCGGTGGGCATGACGTTCGTCATCCTTTCGGGCGGAATCGATCTGTCCGTCGGGGCCGTCATGTCCTTTTCCAGCGTGCTCATTGGCTTCCTCATCATGGACTACCAGTGGAACGTGTTCGCCGCGATCGGAGCTTCGCTCGTCTGTGGCACCGCGCTGGGGGCCGTGATGGGGGCCATCATCCACAAGACGGGCATCAAGCCCTTCATCGTCACGCTGGCGGGCATGTTCTTCGTGCGAGGGCTGGCGTTCATCATCCACCTCGAGTCGATCGCCATCTCGGACCCGAAGCACACCGCTATCGCCATACTGCGGCTCGGCCCCCTGCCGGTGACCGCGCTGCTGTTCCTGACCTTCGTGGCCGTCGCCTGGTACGTCGCGGTGTTCACTCCCTTTGGCCGCAATGTCTATGCCCTCGGAGGAGGGGAGGAGGCTTCGGTGCTGATGGGGCTGCCCGTCCAGCACACCCGGATCGCCGTCTACGCGGTGAGCGGGTTCTGCGCGTCCTTCGCCGGAGCAGCGCTCACGTTCTACCTCTCCAGCGGCAGCCACCTGGAGGGAGTCGGCATGGAGCTGGATGCGATCGCCACCGTGGTCATCGGCGGCACGCTTCTGGCGGGAGGCGTCGGCTCGGTGTTCGGCACGCTCATCGGCGTGTTGATGCTGGGCCTCATCCTCACCTCCATCACGACCTACGAGGGGATGATGAGCTCCGGGCTCACGCGGGTGGCCATCGGAGCGCTGCTGCTCGCCTTCGTGATGCTCCAGAAGCTGTTGACGCGGCGGATTGCCGGCGCGGGCCGGGCCACCTGA
- a CDS encoding efflux RND transporter periplasmic adaptor subunit, with protein MRAKARMALIALALAAGPGCGKKSEGAPGKEGSGSARGGGGGGRGALQFPVELAPVEARDVQYVISAVGAVEAFERVQITARVAGVLDRVAFSEGQEVKKGQVLAEIEPTRYSLAVNQARAARDKAQAAAEEAQAGAQRRASVNEQRPGLLPAEELESFQTRARAAVAEVGAAKAALDKAELDLRDAYVRAPMDGVLQTRTVQTGQYVQPGTVLATLLRREPLLLRFRVPEGEAGRLKPGMGARFTVRTDGRTYDSKITYVAASADEQSRMVAVTAEVTGEEAKALRPGAFATVSVPVDTAKDSPVVPQAAVRPSERGFLAYVVEGDKAHERVLELGLRTQDGLVEVRQGLRPGEQLVVRGAEALKEGATVRVAEGPKPTFTGEPRPPSDAGGLNGGSGR; from the coding sequence GTGCGAGCAAAAGCGCGGATGGCCCTGATCGCCCTGGCGCTGGCCGCTGGGCCGGGGTGCGGGAAGAAGAGCGAAGGGGCGCCCGGCAAGGAGGGGAGCGGGAGCGCACGAGGCGGGGGCGGAGGCGGACGCGGGGCTCTGCAGTTCCCCGTGGAGCTGGCCCCCGTGGAGGCGCGAGACGTGCAGTACGTCATCTCCGCGGTCGGGGCCGTGGAGGCCTTCGAGCGCGTGCAGATCACCGCCCGGGTGGCCGGTGTCCTGGATCGCGTGGCCTTCTCCGAGGGGCAGGAGGTGAAGAAGGGCCAAGTGCTCGCGGAGATCGAACCCACCCGCTACAGCCTCGCGGTGAACCAGGCCCGGGCCGCGCGGGACAAGGCCCAGGCCGCCGCCGAGGAAGCCCAGGCGGGCGCGCAGCGACGGGCCTCCGTCAACGAGCAACGCCCGGGCCTGCTCCCCGCCGAGGAGTTGGAGAGCTTCCAGACGCGTGCCCGGGCCGCGGTGGCCGAGGTGGGCGCGGCGAAGGCGGCACTGGACAAGGCGGAGCTGGACCTGCGCGACGCCTATGTCCGGGCGCCCATGGATGGGGTGTTGCAGACACGCACCGTGCAGACAGGACAGTACGTCCAGCCGGGCACGGTGCTGGCCACGCTGTTGCGCCGGGAGCCACTGCTCTTGCGCTTCCGCGTCCCCGAGGGAGAGGCCGGGCGGCTCAAGCCAGGAATGGGGGCCCGCTTCACCGTCCGCACGGATGGCCGGACGTACGATTCGAAGATCACCTATGTGGCGGCGTCAGCGGACGAGCAGAGCCGGATGGTGGCCGTGACGGCGGAGGTGACGGGCGAGGAGGCCAAGGCCCTGCGTCCGGGAGCCTTCGCCACGGTGTCCGTGCCCGTGGACACGGCCAAGGACTCGCCCGTCGTCCCCCAGGCGGCGGTGCGCCCCAGCGAGCGGGGCTTCCTCGCCTACGTGGTGGAAGGGGACAAGGCGCATGAGCGGGTGCTGGAGCTGGGCCTTCGCACCCAGGATGGTCTGGTCGAGGTGCGCCAGGGGCTCCGCCCGGGTGAGCAACTGGTGGTGCGCGGAGCGGAGGCCCTGAAGGAAGGCGCCACCGTGCGCGTGGCGGAAGGGCCCAAGCCCACCTTCACGGGCGAGCCCCGCCCCCCCTCGGATGCGGGTGGTCTCAACGGAGGCTCGGGACGATGA
- a CDS encoding sigma-54-dependent Fis family transcriptional regulator: MTPECYGGTTAFVLPPLPTMSPPKDVSQVLLSVGGLVGREIDLDAFLQALVDRIAVTMQADRGTLWLLDPARGELFSRAAHLPEVSQIRVKLGQGAAGHVAKEGEPVRIADPRGERLFFADIDRLTGYRTSSLLAVPLRDAEGSVYGVLQVLNRLGGGPFTEEDTERLAAIASQVSTALQSTSLYQELKRAKEQPQAPVGYFFNRIIGESAQLRSLYRLVQKAAPTDATVLLRGESGCGKELFARAIHVNGPRRDKPLVKVDCAALPATLIENELFGHEKGAFTGADHRVQGKFEVADGGTVFIDEIGELPLSVQGKLLRVLQDREFERVGGTQTIKVDVRIVAATNRDLSRMVAENRFREDLYYRIKVVELVLPPLRERGAEDIERLARHFVATAAKRHRLEPPRLSALALERLKGYRWPGNVRELENCIESAVVLCEGEILEEHLPLPTMDRPSPTPGAPQASSEALALLPLAEVERRHILRVLEAVKGNRTAAAKALEIGRNTLSRKLKEYGLADEG, encoded by the coding sequence ATGACCCCCGAATGCTATGGTGGCACCACGGCGTTCGTCCTTCCGCCCCTGCCCACCATGTCTCCACCGAAGGATGTCAGCCAGGTCTTGCTCTCGGTCGGCGGGCTGGTGGGCCGAGAGATTGATCTCGACGCGTTCCTCCAGGCGCTGGTGGATCGCATCGCCGTCACGATGCAGGCCGATCGCGGCACGCTCTGGCTGTTGGATCCCGCCCGGGGCGAGCTGTTCTCGCGTGCCGCGCACCTGCCCGAGGTCTCTCAAATCCGGGTCAAGCTCGGCCAGGGGGCTGCGGGGCACGTGGCCAAGGAGGGCGAGCCCGTCCGCATCGCGGATCCCCGGGGCGAGCGGCTCTTCTTCGCCGACATCGACCGGCTCACGGGCTACCGCACGTCGAGCCTGCTGGCGGTGCCACTGCGCGACGCCGAGGGAAGTGTCTACGGCGTGCTTCAAGTGCTCAACCGGTTGGGAGGGGGGCCGTTCACGGAGGAGGACACCGAGCGCCTCGCGGCCATCGCCTCGCAGGTCAGCACGGCCTTGCAGAGCACCAGCCTCTACCAGGAGCTCAAGCGCGCCAAGGAGCAGCCGCAAGCCCCGGTCGGCTACTTCTTCAACCGCATCATTGGGGAGTCCGCGCAACTGCGCAGCCTCTACCGGCTGGTGCAGAAGGCCGCGCCCACGGACGCCACGGTGCTGCTGCGAGGCGAGAGCGGCTGTGGCAAGGAGCTGTTCGCGCGGGCCATCCACGTCAACGGTCCGCGCCGGGACAAGCCCCTGGTGAAGGTAGACTGCGCAGCGTTGCCCGCCACGCTCATTGAGAACGAGCTGTTCGGTCACGAGAAGGGCGCGTTCACGGGCGCGGACCACCGCGTGCAGGGCAAGTTCGAGGTGGCTGACGGGGGCACGGTGTTCATCGACGAGATTGGCGAACTGCCACTCTCGGTCCAGGGCAAGCTGCTGCGCGTGCTCCAAGATCGCGAGTTCGAGCGCGTGGGCGGCACGCAGACGATCAAGGTAGACGTGCGCATCGTCGCGGCGACGAACCGGGATCTGTCGCGCATGGTGGCCGAGAACCGGTTCCGCGAAGATCTCTACTACCGCATCAAGGTGGTGGAACTGGTGCTGCCGCCCCTGCGAGAGCGCGGAGCCGAGGACATCGAGCGGCTCGCGCGGCACTTCGTGGCGACGGCGGCGAAGCGCCACCGGTTGGAGCCTCCCCGGCTGAGCGCCCTGGCGCTGGAGCGGCTCAAGGGCTACCGCTGGCCCGGCAACGTGCGCGAGTTGGAGAACTGCATCGAGAGCGCGGTGGTGCTGTGCGAGGGGGAGATTCTCGAGGAGCACCTGCCCCTGCCCACGATGGATCGGCCCTCCCCCACCCCTGGGGCTCCCCAGGCGTCGTCCGAAGCGCTCGCCCTGCTCCCCCTGGCCGAGGTGGAGCGCCGCCACATCCTCCGGGTGCTGGAGGCGGTGAAAGGCAACCGCACGGCGGCGGCCAAGGCGCTGGAGATCGGCCGCAACACCCTGTCCCGCAAGCTCAAGGAGTACGGCTTGGCGGACGAGGGCTGA
- a CDS encoding putative metal-binding motif-containing protein: protein MRLFLWVLLILTIAGCKGEERQAGAVRVDLSYATFRPGCLTLTVSDKADPSRFTVEELETAETPGGRPPRGRELTVAVFRQEGWSRDLIVTLDASEQGCAVENRRSVASQTQEAQVPEEGVVVVRLDLRATDLDDDGFVRTDEGGTDCDDANAAVKPGASNLACATAQGCEGTFSCTAEGVSTACVSPQTFTPWYKDVDGDGDGDASAPLISACTAPESGAVTTSGDCDDSSPFVFNGREELCDRLDNNCNGQTDEMCTPGAWREILPPDGSSSTIWRAVAVHAQGQAWVAGNAGKVVHVAGTSTKNYADCPGEWISAWARPIDGRVFLGSEQGGFATHALDGGGCGGHYTGNQERLNGLVGFGDGTATTLFAVSGAGRIFRWNYPADPVLVTQVNSALRAIHGTKVSNLLAVGTMNGTPQIFASNADGSQWREEALPAGLPSGLTLRSVHVVHDGLAFAAGDKGVVLMRARGFWSELPRLPVATTDTLSMVAYGRTALYVAANDETVKRLVNDAWTADYQGAWTPTAIGGLGPHEIWLVGFRNTVIRWGQ from the coding sequence ATGCGTTTATTCCTGTGGGTTCTGCTGATTCTGACGATCGCGGGGTGCAAGGGCGAGGAGCGCCAAGCGGGCGCGGTCCGCGTGGATCTGTCGTATGCGACGTTCCGCCCAGGCTGCCTCACCCTGACGGTGAGCGACAAGGCGGATCCCTCCCGTTTCACGGTCGAGGAGTTGGAGACTGCGGAGACCCCGGGGGGCAGACCCCCTCGCGGCCGGGAGCTGACGGTGGCGGTCTTCCGGCAGGAGGGTTGGAGCCGTGACCTGATCGTCACACTCGATGCCTCCGAACAGGGCTGTGCGGTGGAAAACAGAAGAAGCGTTGCCTCGCAGACACAGGAGGCCCAAGTGCCGGAGGAAGGCGTCGTGGTGGTGCGGTTGGATCTGCGGGCGACGGACCTGGACGATGACGGCTTCGTGCGCACGGACGAGGGCGGGACGGACTGCGACGACGCCAATGCCGCGGTGAAGCCAGGGGCGAGCAACCTCGCGTGCGCCACGGCACAGGGTTGCGAGGGCACCTTCTCCTGCACTGCGGAAGGAGTGTCGACCGCGTGCGTGAGCCCTCAGACGTTCACCCCTTGGTACAAGGATGTGGACGGAGATGGAGATGGAGATGCGAGCGCACCGCTCATCAGCGCTTGCACCGCGCCCGAGTCTGGAGCGGTCACCACCTCCGGCGACTGCGACGACAGCTCACCCTTTGTCTTCAACGGCAGAGAGGAGCTGTGCGACCGGTTGGACAACAACTGTAATGGCCAGACGGATGAGATGTGCACCCCAGGGGCCTGGAGGGAAATTCTCCCGCCGGATGGTTCCAGTTCAACGATCTGGCGCGCGGTGGCTGTCCACGCGCAGGGCCAAGCGTGGGTGGCGGGCAATGCCGGCAAGGTGGTGCATGTGGCGGGCACCAGCACCAAGAACTATGCGGACTGCCCCGGCGAATGGATTTCAGCCTGGGCCCGTCCTATCGATGGCCGTGTCTTCCTTGGATCGGAGCAAGGGGGATTTGCCACCCACGCGCTGGACGGCGGAGGCTGCGGGGGTCACTACACGGGTAATCAAGAAAGGCTCAACGGTTTGGTGGGCTTTGGTGATGGAACGGCCACCACGCTCTTCGCAGTGAGCGGTGCGGGGCGCATCTTCCGATGGAACTACCCGGCAGATCCGGTCCTGGTCACTCAGGTGAACTCTGCCTTGCGCGCCATTCACGGGACGAAGGTGTCGAACCTCCTGGCCGTGGGGACCATGAACGGTACCCCTCAGATTTTCGCCTCGAATGCAGATGGCAGCCAATGGCGTGAAGAGGCCTTGCCAGCGGGGCTGCCCAGTGGCCTCACGTTGCGCAGCGTCCATGTGGTTCACGATGGGCTGGCTTTTGCCGCGGGAGACAAGGGCGTCGTGCTAATGCGTGCTCGAGGCTTCTGGTCCGAGTTGCCCCGCCTTCCTGTCGCCACCACCGACACCCTGAGCATGGTGGCCTACGGCCGGACCGCGCTCTATGTCGCCGCCAACGACGAGACCGTGAAACGGCTCGTCAATGACGCGTGGACCGCTGATTACCAAGGTGCTTGGACGCCCACTGCCATCGGGGGCTTGGGCCCACACGAGATCTGGCTGGTGGGGTTCAGAAACACCGTCATCCGCTGGGGGCAGTGA